One window of the Gemmatimonadota bacterium genome contains the following:
- a CDS encoding DUF104 domain-containing protein, whose protein sequence is MQSIPVKYEKGVFIPLETLQEIDEGVIGEVYIKEVDEVEAIKSFPFFGLWKDREDISDGLSYVRNLRDQQRYGK, encoded by the coding sequence ATGCAATCGATTCCTGTGAAATATGAAAAAGGTGTCTTCATTCCGCTTGAAACACTTCAGGAAATTGACGAAGGTGTGATAGGAGAGGTTTATATTAAAGAAGTGGACGAAGTGGAGGCAATTAAATCATTTCCTTTTTTTGGCCTTTGGAAAGACCGAGAAGATATTTCTGATGGCCTCTCGTATGTTCGCAACCTGCGCGATCAGCAAAGGTATGGGAAATGA